A region of Cucumis melo cultivar AY chromosome 2, USDA_Cmelo_AY_1.0, whole genome shotgun sequence DNA encodes the following proteins:
- the LOC103501035 gene encoding polyprotein of EF-Ts, chloroplastic, with amino-acid sequence MSVISPSSISNVSLVPIANHSGKTNSSTRFSFSRKPTKHTFHNQRFLLPLSTSVRLFPNCTKNLFCSHGRRIPIYSAAGTDVAVEESDSPVSGEESTQNSELPSGEVATNEKTPVKSDAAPTQSKRSRPMRKSEMPAVNNEELIPGATFTGKVRSIQPFGAFVDFGAFTDGLVHVSRLSDSYVKDVASVVSVGQEVKVRLIEANAEAGRISLSMRENDERKESPASNDKPGSSRKNAPKARGPRRDEVKKSSTFVKGQDLQGTVKNITRSGAFISLPEGEEGFLPSSEETFEGFGNLMGGSTLEIGQEVDVRVLRIARGRVTLTMKKDEDNEKSDSQLNQGKVYAATNPFLLAFRKNKDIATFLDERESIEEAANKSVVQKVTEIVEGIVDADQTDADDKEGKSLPSAVDEAVKEDEPESSADSSAVAQDDSKSILSTSEDVVDGVVDAEDKEAEGSPEIKASDDNQLPTDQAVDKSEVLGDSSSDVLVTQDEGESTLSASDNIVDAVTDTTEEKEGESSEVKPSEDGQSEEVRVVEAAQDEGESTLSASDNIVDAVTDTTEEKEGESSEVKPSEDGQSEEVRVVEAAQPMDGAENDGQVATPDDEANKLVTSESSVSEELVAIEDSVVAEKESEQSQKDLENEIVSASSSEKEEDKPESDSNGSITSLGQSSEEVPESQVDIQSPAENPEVVSSAPVIEEKIETAPERSADPPEEVAPKAVISPALVKQLRDETGAGMMDCKKALAESGGDIAKAQEFLRKKGLASAEKKASRATAEGRIGSYIHDGRIGVLIEVNCETDFVSRGDIFKELVDDLAMQVAACPQVQYVVTEDVPEEIVNKEREVEMQKEDLLSKPEQIRSRIVEGRIGKRLEELALLEQPYIKNDKIVLKDWVKQTIATIGENIKVKRFVRYNLGEGLEKKSQDFAAEVAAQTAAKPAAAPAVKEKQPSVEEAKETVPKAAAVAVPAALVKKLREETGAGMMDCKKALSETGGDLEKAQEYLRKKGLSSADKKSSRLAAEGRIGSYIHDSRIGVLIEVNCETDFVGRNERFKELVDDLAMQVVACPDVRYVSIEDIPESIVKREREIELQREDLQNKPENIREKIVDGRISKRLGELVLLEQPFIKDDSILVKDLVKQTVASLGENIKVRRFVRFTIGETVADANEKTEA; translated from the exons ATGTCGGTAATAAGTCCATCTTCCATCAGCAATGTTTCACTTGTTCCTATAGCCAACCATTCGGGGAAGACCAATAGTTCAACAAGATTCAGCTTTTCTAGAAAGCCCACTAAACATACATTTCATAACCAAAGATTTCTTTTACCCCTATCAACGTCGGTTAGGCTGTTTCCAAATTGCACTAAAAACCTATTTTGTAGTCATGGCCGTAGAATCCCAATATATTCTGCTGCAGGAACTGACGTGGCGGTGGAGGAGTCAGATTCACCGGTTTCTGGTGAAGAATCAACTCAAAATTCAGAACTTCCGTCAGGCGAAGTCGCAACAAATGAAAAAACCCCTGTTAAATCAGATGCTGCTCCTACACAGTCAAAACGTTCCAGACCTATGAGGAAGAGCGAGATGCCAGCTGTAAATAATGAGGAACTTATTCCTGGTGCAACTTTTACTGGAAAAGTAAGATCAATTCAACCATTTGGTGCCTTTGTTGATTTTGGAGCGTTCACTGATGGCTTGGTACATGTATCAAGGTTGAGTGATAGCTATGTTAAGGATGTGGCAAGTGTTGTTTCTGTCGGGCAAGAGGTGAAAGTAAGATTGATTGAAGCAAATGCTGAGGCTGGACGAATTTCTCTCTCTATGCGTGAAAATGATGAAAGGAAAGAATCTCCAGCTAGCAACGATAAACCTGGGTCTAGCAGGAAGAACGCTCCGAAAGCAAGAGGACCAAGGAGAGATGAGGTGAAGAAAAGCTCAACGTTTGTCAAGGGGCAAGATTTACAGGGCACGGTGAAAAATATTACCCGGTCCGGTGCTTTCATATCTCTTCCTGAGGGAGAGGAAGGATTCCTTCCCAGTTCTGAGGAAACCTTTGAAGGATTTGGGAATCTGATGGGAGGCTCTACTTTAGAAATTGGCCAAGAGGTTGATGTTAGGGTGTTGCGGATTGCAAGGGGACGGGTAACTTTGACCATGAAAAAAGATGAAGACAATGAAAAGTCAGACTCTCAGCTCAATCAAGGGAAAGTTTATGCAGCAACAAACCCCTTCTTGTTAGCATTTCGTAAGAACAAAGATATTGCCACATTTTTAGATGAGAGGGAAAGTATAGAGGAAGCAGCTAACAAATCTGTGGTACAGAAGGTTACGGAAATAGTGGAAGGGATAGTTGATGCTGATCAGACCGACGCTGATGACAAGGAGGGGAAAAGTCTGCCTTCTGCTGTTGATGAGGCAGTTAAAGAAGATGAGCCTGAAAGTTCAGCTGATTCATCTGCTGTGGCTCAAGATGACTCGAAGAGCATACTATCTACCTCAGAAGACGTTGTGGACGGTGTGGTTGATGCAGAGGATAAAGAAGCAGAGGGAAGTCCTGAAATCAAGGCTTCTGATGACAACCAATTACCAACTGACCAAGCCGTTGATAAGTCTGAAGTGTTAGGTGACTCATCTTCTGATGTTTTGGTTACTCAAGATGAAGGAGAAAGCACATTATCTGCTTCAGACAATATTGTGGATGCTGTAACTGATACTactgaagaaaaagaaggggaAAGTTCTGAAGTAAAGCCATCGGAAGATGGGCAATCTGAAGAGGTCCGGGTAGTTGAGGCTGCTCAAGATGAAGGAGAAAGCACATTATCTGCTTCAGACAATATTGTGGATGCTGTAACTGATACTACTGAAGAAAAGGAAGGGGAAAGTTCTGAAGTAAAGCCATCGGAAGATGGGCAATCTGAAGAGGTCCGGGTAGTTGAGGCTGCTCAACCTATGGATGGAGCTGAGAATGATGGGCAAGTAGCTACCCCTGATGATGAAGCCAACAAATTAGTGACTTCAGAAAGTTCAGTTAGTGAAGAGCTTGTGGCTATTGAAGACAGTGTTGTTGCGGAAAAAGAAAGTGAGCAAAGCCAAAAGGATTTGGAAAATGAGATTGTTTCTGCTTCTTCATCCGAAAAGGAAGAGGACAAACCAGAATCGGATTCAAATGGTAGCATCACGAGTTTAG GTCAATCTAGTGAAGAAGTTCCTGAGAGTCAAGTTGATATTCAGTCACCTGCTGAAAACCCTGAAGTTGTTTCCTCTGCACCAGTTATAGAAGAAAAGATAGAAACCGCTCCTGAGAGGAGTGCTGATCCTCCAGAAGAAGTTGCACCAAAAG CTGTGATATCACCGGCTTTGGTAAAGCAGCTTCGTGACGAAACAGGAGCAGGAATGATGGATTGCAAAAAAGCTCTGGCAGAGAGTGGAGGCGACATTGCTAAAGCTCAGGAGTTCCTCCGAAAGAAAGGCTTAGCAAGTGCAGAAAAGAAAGCTAGTAGAGCCACAGCTGAAGGAAGAATAGGTTCCTATATTCATGATGGTAGAATTGGAGTCCTAATAGAAGTGAACTGTGAAACTGATTTTGTCTCAAGAGGGGATATCTTCAAGGAGTTGGTTGATGATTTAGCAATGCAAGTTGCTGCATGCCCTCAAGTACAATATGTGGTGACAGAAGATGTTCCAGAAGAGATCGTGAACAAAGAAAGAGAAGTCGAGATGCAGAAGGAAGATCTTTTGTCTAAACCTGAACAGATCAGGTCAAGAATTGTTGAAGGGAGGATAGGGAAGAGGCTTGAAGAGTTGGCATTGCTCGAACAACCATATATCAAGAATGATAAAATAGTGTTAAAGGATTGGGTTAAACAAACTATTGCAACCATTGGAGAAAATATTAAGGTGAAGAGATTTGTGAGATACAATCTCGGAGAAGGCTTGGAGAAGAAAAGCCAAGATTTTGCTGCTGAGGTGGCAGCACAGACAGCAGCTAAACCTGCTGCAGCTCCAGCAGTAAAAGAGAAGCAGCCGAGTGTAGAGGAAGCGAAGGAAACTGTTCCCAA GGCTGCAGCGGTTGCTGTTCCCGCTGCACTTGTTAAAAAACTCCGAGAAGAGACAGGAGCAGGGATGATGGACTGTAAGAAAGCCCTCTCTGAAACTGGTGGGGATTTAGAGAAGGCACAAGAGTATCTAAGAAAGAAAGGGCTTTCAAGTGCAGATAAGAAATCTAGCCGTCTAGCTGCTGAAGGAAGAATCGGATCCTACATTCACGACTCCCGTATTGGCGTTCTAATTGAAGTGAACTGTGAAACTGACTTTGTGGGGAGAAACGAAAGATTCAAAGAGTTAGTCGATGACCTTGCAATGCAGGTCGTGGCATGCCCCGACGTGCGGTATGTGTCAATAGAGGACATTCCAGAAAGCATtgtaaaaagagaaagagagattgaGTTGCAGAGGGAGGACCTTCAGAACAAACCAGAGAACATTAGGGAGAAAATCGTTGATGGGCGGATTTCGAAGAGGCTTGGAGAACTTGTGCTTTTAGAACAACCTTTCATTAAGGATGATAGTATTTTGGTCAAGGATTTGGTTAAGCAAACTGTTGCTTCTCTTGGTGAGAACATAAAAGTTCGTAGATTTGTTCGCTTCACCATTGGCGAGACAGTTGCAGATGCGAATGAGAAAACCGAAGCATGA